AGCCCCGCTTCAGCGTGAAGTTCTACGTCGTGGCCATGCTCTTTGTGCTATTCGACATCGAGGTCGTCTTCCTCTACCCCGGTGCCATCATTTACCGCGACTACCTTTCCGTCTTTGGCCTGGGCATCGCCTGGGCGGCCTTGGGCTTCGTCAGCATCCTCGGCGTGGCCTTCCTTTATGCCTGGCGCAAAGGGGCGCTGGATTGGAAAAACTGATCCCCTCCC
The Prosthecobacter algae DNA segment above includes these coding regions:
- a CDS encoding NADH-quinone oxidoreductase subunit A translates to MIENYLPVLLQVVLAGGFAGVTLLISVLLGKSAKRNAMKDSAYECGMLPLSEGQPRFSVKFYVVAMLFVLFDIEVVFLYPGAIIYRDYLSVFGLGIAWAALGFVSILGVAFLYAWRKGALDWKN